A genomic region of Desulfosarcina ovata subsp. ovata contains the following coding sequences:
- a CDS encoding response regulator: protein MKKEKILVVDDEEDILELVRYNLAREGYTVVCAASGEEALQAAEAEPLDLIILDLMLPGIDGLEVARRFRQNSRTKETPIVMLTAKGEEADVVAGLELGADDYVTKPFSPRILIARMRAVIRRRSGLSEMNGDVLKVRELAIHPGRRHVTANGQSLDLTYTEFQVLFFLAKRPGWVFTRTQIVDAVRGDDYPVTDRSVDVQIVGLRKKLGRFGHYIETVRGVGYRFIES from the coding sequence ATGAAAAAAGAGAAAATATTGGTGGTGGACGACGAGGAGGACATCCTCGAACTGGTCCGCTACAACCTGGCTCGTGAAGGATATACGGTGGTGTGTGCCGCCTCGGGGGAAGAAGCGCTCCAGGCGGCTGAAGCCGAACCGTTGGACCTGATCATTCTGGATCTGATGCTGCCCGGCATCGATGGCCTCGAAGTGGCCCGGCGGTTCAGGCAGAACTCACGCACCAAGGAGACACCGATCGTCATGCTGACCGCCAAGGGGGAAGAGGCCGATGTGGTCGCCGGCCTTGAACTGGGCGCCGATGATTATGTGACCAAACCCTTTTCACCACGGATTCTGATCGCCCGCATGCGCGCGGTGATCCGGCGGCGCAGCGGGCTTTCCGAGATGAACGGCGATGTGCTGAAGGTTCGGGAACTCGCCATCCATCCGGGGCGTCGCCATGTGACGGCCAACGGTCAGTCGCTGGACCTGACGTACACCGAATTCCAGGTGCTTTTTTTCCTGGCCAAAAGGCCGGGATGGGTGTTTACCCGTACCCAGATCGTGGATGCCGTACGTGGTGACGACTATCCGGTTACCGACCGCAGTGTGGATGTTCAGATCGTGGGCCTGAGAAAGAAACTGGGCCGTTTCGGTCACTATATTGAAACGGTCCGCGGTGTGGGCTACCGGTTCATTGAAAGCTGA
- a CDS encoding sensor histidine kinase, with translation MNKKKRLIYQLFPSYLLITLVSLFAVSWYALSFTRQFYLDRTQADLEVSGQMLKKQVMRLLRPLDAAALDRLCKDAAGETVKRVTVILPDGNVVADSEELPANMANHMDREEIRDAYQGTLGVSVRFSETLQQKMMYVALPLVADEKMIGVMRTSIPVTAIDERIGVIRSRIAIGALLVALLASGVSWAVSKRITTPIERMREGARRFADGDLLYRLPIPRTREFSALAETMNRMADQLRHRMEEMTNQRKKTESVLASMREGVIATDLDQRVISINPAAVMMFNVSTEKVSGRSILEIIRNHDFQTLMDQSLGTGESLESDIVHLQNGEQIFNVACTPLMDAVGKRLGGLVVVNDVTQLRRLENMRRDFAASVSHEIKTPLTAIKGFVETLSSGDLENREETRRFLDIIEKHVNRLAAIIEELMQLSRIERDDEVQQIGTENCRIESVLNTAIHLCHEASQEKSIAVKLACKADLCGLFDATLLEQAAVNLLDNAIKYSPEDSVIRIEALKNGDQIEIRFIDQGPGIAKKHLSRLFERFYRVDKARSRKLGGTGLGLAIVKHIAQAHGGRVTVESELEKGSTFTLHLPVRNKI, from the coding sequence ATGAATAAGAAAAAACGCCTCATCTATCAGCTGTTTCCTTCCTACCTGCTGATCACCCTGGTCTCCTTGTTTGCCGTGAGCTGGTATGCGCTCAGTTTTACGCGTCAGTTTTACCTGGACCGTACCCAGGCGGATTTGGAAGTCAGCGGCCAGATGCTGAAAAAACAGGTGATGCGCCTGCTGCGTCCGTTGGATGCGGCGGCGTTGGACCGGCTCTGCAAGGACGCCGCCGGCGAAACCGTGAAGCGGGTGACCGTTATTCTCCCCGACGGGAATGTGGTGGCAGATTCCGAGGAGTTGCCGGCCAACATGGCCAACCACATGGATCGTGAGGAGATTCGCGACGCCTACCAGGGTACGCTGGGGGTCAGTGTGCGATTCAGCGAGACACTGCAGCAAAAGATGATGTATGTGGCCCTACCGTTGGTGGCCGATGAGAAAATGATCGGTGTCATGCGCACGTCCATTCCGGTGACCGCCATTGATGAACGCATTGGTGTGATCCGCTCTCGTATCGCCATCGGCGCCCTGTTGGTGGCCCTGTTGGCCTCGGGGGTCAGCTGGGCCGTGTCCAAACGCATCACCACTCCCATCGAGCGCATGCGCGAAGGTGCCCGGCGATTTGCCGACGGTGACCTTCTCTATCGCCTGCCGATTCCCCGGACGCGCGAGTTTTCAGCCCTGGCGGAGACCATGAACCGCATGGCCGACCAGCTCCGTCACCGTATGGAGGAGATGACCAACCAACGCAAGAAAACCGAATCGGTGCTGGCCAGCATGCGTGAGGGGGTGATCGCCACTGATCTGGATCAACGGGTGATCAGCATCAACCCGGCGGCGGTGATGATGTTCAATGTGTCCACCGAGAAGGTCAGTGGACGCAGCATTTTGGAGATTATCCGGAACCACGATTTCCAGACGCTGATGGATCAGAGTCTCGGGACAGGGGAAAGCCTTGAATCCGATATTGTCCATCTGCAAAATGGCGAACAGATTTTTAATGTGGCCTGCACCCCGCTAATGGATGCCGTTGGCAAGCGGCTCGGCGGGTTGGTGGTGGTCAATGATGTGACCCAGTTGCGCCGGTTGGAGAACATGCGCCGCGATTTTGCCGCTTCGGTTTCCCATGAGATCAAAACCCCCCTGACGGCCATCAAGGGGTTTGTGGAAACGCTTTCCAGCGGCGATCTGGAGAACCGTGAGGAGACCCGCCGTTTTCTTGATATCATCGAAAAGCACGTCAACCGATTGGCGGCCATCATCGAAGAACTGATGCAACTGTCGCGTATCGAACGGGATGACGAGGTCCAGCAGATCGGCACCGAAAACTGCCGTATCGAGTCGGTGCTCAATACGGCCATCCATCTGTGCCACGAGGCCAGCCAGGAGAAGAGCATTGCCGTGAAGCTCGCCTGCAAGGCGGATCTTTGCGGACTCTTTGATGCGACTCTTCTGGAACAGGCAGCCGTCAATCTGCTGGATAACGCCATCAAATACAGTCCCGAAGACAGCGTCATCCGGATCGAGGCGCTGAAAAACGGGGACCAGATTGAGATCCGATTTATCGATCAGGGACCGGGTATCGCCAAAAAGCATCTTTCCCGACTTTTCGAGCGTTTTTACCGGGTGGACAAGGCCCGCAGCCGCAAACTCGGGGGCACCGGCCTGGGATTGGCCATTGTCAAGCACATCGCCCAGGCCCACGGTGGTAGGGTTACCGTTGAAAGTGAATTGGAAAAAGGCAGTACCTTCACCCTGCACCTACCGGTCAGGAACAAAATTTAA
- the pstA gene encoding phosphate ABC transporter permease PstA: MNSLLVSDVTRKKTAGDPIAVPRIQVKPMSSTPHPFPGVSAAYDKRRKRIQNLFFGLFRGAAAINGIALLVIIYFMVANGWRAISWEFLTQPPMESMTKGGILPCIVGTFCLSFGAIIVALPIGIASAIYLKEYARPGRTVRLIRLGINNLAGVPSVVFGLFGLAFFVVILKMGVSIAAGALTLGAMSLPVIIGSTEEALKSVPDTYREASLGLGATKWQTIWRVVLPSAMPGILTGAILGISRAAGETAPIMFTGAVFFTPKLPSSIFNEVMALPYHIYVLATAGTEIEKTRHLQYGTAIVLIALVLGMNLLAIIWRSRLRKNLQ, from the coding sequence ATGAATTCGCTACTGGTTTCCGATGTGACGCGGAAAAAAACAGCCGGCGACCCGATCGCCGTGCCAAGGATACAGGTCAAACCCATGTCGAGCACCCCACACCCCTTTCCCGGCGTCAGCGCGGCATACGACAAACGGCGAAAGCGGATCCAGAATCTATTTTTCGGCCTTTTCCGGGGGGCGGCGGCCATCAACGGCATCGCCCTTCTGGTGATCATCTATTTCATGGTGGCCAACGGGTGGCGGGCCATCAGTTGGGAATTTCTCACCCAGCCGCCCATGGAGTCGATGACCAAGGGGGGCATCCTGCCCTGTATCGTGGGCACCTTCTGCCTCAGTTTCGGCGCCATCATCGTCGCCCTGCCCATCGGGATCGCTTCGGCCATCTACCTGAAGGAATACGCCCGGCCAGGCAGAACCGTGCGTCTGATCCGCCTGGGGATCAACAATCTGGCCGGCGTTCCCTCGGTGGTGTTCGGTCTTTTCGGGCTGGCCTTTTTCGTGGTAATTCTGAAAATGGGCGTGAGTATCGCCGCCGGTGCCCTGACCCTGGGGGCCATGTCCCTGCCGGTGATTATCGGCTCTACCGAGGAGGCGCTCAAATCCGTTCCCGATACCTACCGCGAGGCCTCACTCGGGCTGGGGGCCACCAAGTGGCAGACCATCTGGCGGGTGGTCCTGCCGTCGGCCATGCCGGGGATTCTTACCGGTGCCATCCTGGGCATCAGCCGGGCGGCCGGCGAAACGGCGCCGATCATGTTTACCGGCGCGGTGTTTTTTACCCCCAAATTGCCCAGCTCCATTTTCAACGAAGTCATGGCGCTGCCCTATCACATCTACGTATTGGCCACGGCCGGCACGGAGATCGAGAAAACCCGTCATCTGCAGTATGGGACCGCCATTGTTCTGATCGCGCTGGTACTGGGAATGAATCTTCTGGCCATCATCTGGCGATCCCGGTTGCGCAAGAACCTGCAATGA
- the pstB gene encoding phosphate ABC transporter ATP-binding protein PstB: MNRPAQQEEPKTTRTDIKMTAENLDFYYGDFKALHGVSMNFKSCEVTALIGPSGCGKSTFLRCLNRMNDLIPISRVEGAITLDGEDIYAPDVDVVMLRRKVGMVFQKPNPFPKSIFDNVAYGLWVNGVKDKAFVQERVEESLKQAAIWDEVKDRLQATALGLSGGQQQRLCIARALAVKPEVVLMDEPASALDPIATQKIEELIHQLKETYTIIIVTHNMQQAARVSDVTAFFYMGKLIEVGETDTIFTRPKKKQTEDYITGRFG; encoded by the coding sequence ATGAACCGTCCTGCACAACAGGAAGAACCGAAGACCACCCGCACGGACATCAAGATGACTGCGGAGAATCTTGATTTTTATTATGGCGACTTCAAGGCCCTGCACGGGGTTTCGATGAATTTCAAATCTTGCGAGGTAACCGCCCTGATCGGTCCCTCGGGATGCGGCAAAAGCACGTTTTTGCGTTGCCTCAACCGGATGAACGACCTGATTCCCATCAGCCGGGTGGAAGGGGCCATCACTCTGGACGGGGAAGATATCTATGCCCCGGATGTGGACGTGGTCATGCTGCGTCGTAAGGTGGGCATGGTTTTTCAGAAGCCCAACCCTTTCCCAAAATCGATTTTCGACAACGTGGCTTACGGGCTTTGGGTGAACGGGGTCAAGGACAAGGCGTTTGTCCAGGAGCGGGTCGAAGAGAGCCTCAAACAGGCGGCCATCTGGGACGAGGTCAAGGACCGGTTGCAGGCAACGGCTCTGGGATTGTCCGGCGGTCAGCAGCAGCGTCTGTGCATTGCCCGGGCCCTGGCGGTAAAACCCGAAGTGGTGCTGATGGACGAGCCGGCCTCCGCCCTGGACCCCATCGCCACCCAGAAGATCGAAGAGCTGATTCATCAGCTCAAGGAGACCTATACGATCATCATCGTCACGCACAACATGCAACAGGCCGCCCGGGTCTCCGACGTAACGGCGTTCTTTTACATGGGCAAGCTGATCGAAGTCGGCGAGACCGACACGATTTTCACCCGGCCGAAAAAGAAACAGACCGAGGACTACATTACTGGCCGTTTCGGTTGA
- the pstC gene encoding phosphate ABC transporter permease subunit PstC gives MANRRQTTERSMQALFFIIATASISILFLIMLFLFKEGLPIFKTVSVTDFVFGKYWYPTSDPADFGIFPLIVASVAVTAVSGAIAVPLGVMTAIYLSEIATPRVGEIVKPVVELLAALPSVVIGFFGMVLVAPFLQRIFDIPTGLNLFNASLMLAFMSIPTICSISEDAIHSVPGALREASVALGATELQTIVRVVVPASLSGISTAIILGLSRAVGETMVVLMVAGGAAMLPGSIFDPVRPMPASIAAEMAEAPVGGEHYYALFATGIVLFIFTMLFNIVADHIAHRYSQVGEASL, from the coding sequence ATGGCCAACCGCCGCCAGACCACTGAACGATCGATGCAGGCGCTTTTTTTCATTATCGCCACGGCATCCATCAGCATTTTGTTTCTGATCATGCTTTTCCTGTTCAAGGAGGGCTTGCCGATTTTCAAAACCGTCTCGGTAACGGATTTTGTCTTCGGCAAATACTGGTACCCCACCTCGGATCCGGCCGATTTTGGCATTTTCCCCCTGATTGTCGCCTCGGTGGCGGTGACCGCCGTATCCGGGGCGATTGCCGTGCCCCTGGGCGTGATGACGGCCATCTACCTTTCCGAAATTGCCACTCCCCGGGTGGGCGAAATCGTCAAACCGGTGGTCGAGCTTTTGGCGGCCCTGCCGTCAGTGGTAATCGGTTTCTTCGGCATGGTGCTGGTGGCGCCGTTTCTGCAGAGGATTTTTGACATCCCCACCGGTCTGAACCTGTTCAATGCCTCCCTGATGCTGGCCTTCATGTCCATTCCGACCATCTGCAGCATTTCCGAGGATGCCATTCACAGCGTACCGGGTGCGCTGCGTGAGGCGTCGGTGGCCTTGGGGGCCACCGAACTGCAGACCATCGTGCGCGTGGTGGTTCCGGCATCGCTGTCCGGCATCAGCACGGCCATTATCCTGGGGCTTTCCCGGGCCGTCGGGGAAACCATGGTGGTACTCATGGTGGCTGGTGGTGCGGCCATGCTGCCCGGTTCGATTTTCGACCCGGTGCGGCCCATGCCGGCCAGCATTGCCGCCGAGATGGCCGAGGCGCCGGTCGGGGGAGAGCACTACTATGCCCTGTTTGCCACCGGCATCGTTCTTTTCATCTTTACCATGCTGTTCAATATTGTGGCTGACCATATCGCCCACCGCTACTCCCAGGTGGGGGAGGCGTCCCTGTAA
- the phoU gene encoding phosphate signaling complex protein PhoU: MKHFQRELDKVKKMILSLGALVEQGVHRIKAAIEERNVVLARDIMRLDHEIDEMEVEIEEECLKIIALHQPVAADLRFLIAVVKINNDLERIGDQVVNIAQRVQQIAKQPVAPYQFDYSVMAEKAETMLRMSLDSLVNQDLDMAIEVLKLDDEVDKLKNEAYDRIKQAMADGATKDIGYMINLLLISRHIERLGDHATNIAEEVIYMIEGEIVRHGKLD, from the coding sequence GTGAAACACTTTCAAAGAGAACTGGATAAAGTCAAGAAGATGATCCTCTCCCTGGGCGCGCTGGTCGAACAGGGGGTGCACCGGATCAAAGCGGCCATCGAGGAACGCAATGTGGTTCTGGCCAGGGATATCATGCGCTTGGATCACGAAATCGATGAAATGGAGGTGGAGATCGAGGAGGAGTGTCTCAAGATCATTGCCCTGCATCAGCCGGTGGCCGCCGATTTGCGCTTTCTGATTGCGGTGGTCAAAATCAACAACGACCTGGAGCGCATCGGCGACCAGGTGGTCAATATCGCCCAGCGGGTGCAGCAGATCGCCAAACAGCCGGTGGCCCCGTACCAGTTCGATTATTCGGTGATGGCCGAAAAAGCCGAAACCATGCTGCGCATGAGCCTGGACAGCCTGGTCAACCAGGACCTCGACATGGCCATCGAGGTTCTCAAACTGGATGATGAGGTGGACAAACTCAAGAACGAGGCCTATGATCGCATCAAACAGGCCATGGCCGACGGCGCCACCAAAGATATCGGCTACATGATCAACCTGTTGCTTATTTCCCGACATATCGAGCGGCTGGGCGACCATGCGACCAACATTGCCGAAGAAGTGATCTACATGATCGAGGGTGAGATCGTGCGGCACGGAAAACTCGATTGA